A stretch of DNA from Hemitrygon akajei chromosome 4, sHemAka1.3, whole genome shotgun sequence:
ctgacccctgaactcgttgctcttgccttaacttcttcatctccaagtcatgtttcctctgtttctctgcctcttcatactctctctccctctctttttcagctgcctcCAGCTagtttaactgaatttcatgctctctttgcctcTCGGCTCGGTCCTGCTCTTTCTTCACCTCTAATCCCTTTAGTTGGAGTTCATGCTCCCGTTacacctctaattcctttagctggaacgcctgctccctttctctctcagccctttctttcttctttcagctgcttccagctgctttactttaaattcatgttccaaccttaatttctccaactctaactgatctgtcccactcgctagtaccttttcagggatattttccaaatcctcagctgtaaacaccttcttcccaatgtaatactgagttatgacccttcgcacctcctgctttttcattgacgacctcacctctgtgaagCTTAACCCCtttgccaaatttaccaagtctgatttggtggccgtctCTAGCGCTCCCAGAGTTGGGTTTACCATAAAttcctccacgtccatctttgctggtttctcgtctggctacccgcgtaccagatccaagtttggacttacaatcccgattcactggcctcccaatttggtgtcaaatcctgagacaagaaccccacgttgttacgaaccccataactgggtcacttaccagcaaagatagagaggtccgttgaagtctgatggtactatttttaaacgtttttatttataaaggggcacaaaagtaaggttaatacaaacattcagataatatacgtcgtcaatactcaatctaaagcgcgggtatagtaataatcatcaataagaagtagctctatcattaggggtaaaaatattgtccaatggaaatataaaagtctctcgagttcatgcaggcttttagccttttggggaccactgggtttcacttgttggagagagagagagatttttggtgagaaaagaaacttgccagtctttttggacgcaaaccgttgaatcgggaacgtgggttccccattgtcagttcgaagtccttttcggtgttatcagccactcgctccccaggccaggggaaaacgggccacacgtggcttccgaatagcttcccgttatcacgggagcgatgagcgatcgtatctccttctggtgcgtcgctaggcgactgcctcctgcagcccctcttttatcttgacttgcagagttgtagctgtcaatcagggtggggtgatacaatccccaccccacattgcccgagggtgtacacgtagccctgATAGCGGGCACATAGCATagggtcgcaatccacaaaggtgtctccaagaaacaatggtcaaatccgttgcgttgtctttctgaggattctctctcatttcctgggtccaagacccgaattaatagcgatcttgcgattctcaggaaggagggggctgggatcataacaaaagacactcacaaatttctatggatataccatggagagcactctaactgcctgcatcaccgtctgatatggaggggccaccgCACAAGATCAAAACAAGTTGCAGAAAATtgtgaacttagtcagctccatcatgggcactggcctcccaaACATCCAGAATCCATCGTTAAGGATCTCtgttacccaggacatgccctcttctcgttgctaccatcagggaggagatacaagagcctggAGTCACACAGTGAATgtttcaggaatagtttcttcccttctgccatcagatttctgatgggacattgaacccataaaccctgcctcactgcttttattttctctttttatttaacTTTTTCAACATATCTACTCACTTTAATGTACAGTTTTTTATCGttgtgtactgcattgtactgctgctgcataacaacaaatttcacagatgttCCAGTgacattaaagctgattctgattctcagatGAAGGGAGAGTGGTTCCTTTATTtaataataacacacacaaaattctggaggaattcagcaggtcaggcagcatctatgtagagaaatgaacagttgacaatACCAAACAGACACAAAACTTCGACCATTtacttctctccacagatgctgcctgacctgttgagttcctgcagcattttgtgtgtgttgctcaagactcccaacatctgcagaatctcttatgtctcCGTTATTCAGGAAGAGCGGACAGAAATAGATAGAGAATCATAGGCAAACTTCAGTGGAAGGGAAGTAGAGCATAGTACATGAAAGCACAGTACAAGTCTTTTGAGCCAGGATGTTGTGCTGGCTTTTGAACCTGCTCTAATTCTTCCCTCCTacctagccctccatttttctatcaaccatgtgcctacctaagagtctcttaaatatccttaatgtatctgcatccacctagtagggcattccatgcacccgtcattctctgtgtaaaaaacctacctctgacatccccccctacactttcctccaatcaccttctcTATCAGCCTTTTCCACCTTGGGGAAAAAAATCCCTGGCTGTCcaatctatcaatgcctcttatcatctttacacctctatcaagtcacctctcatcgttctttgctccaaagagaaaaaaccTTGCtctctcaacctatcctcataagacgtgctctctaatccaggcagcatcctggtaaatctcctctgcgccctctctaaagcttccacatccttcctataatgaggcacccagaactgaacacaatactccgtgcagagtctcttaaatgtccctaatgtccctgcctctatcaccacccctggcagagcgttccacgcaacaaccactctttgcatcaaaaaacttgcctctgacatctcccctatacttccttcagtcaccttaaaattacacccccttgaaagagagagacaaaaatgagggagaaagagaaagagaaaattgTAAAAATTAAAACGCTGATCTTGGAAAGAGGAGATGTTGGAACCACTTAGCAGAAGAAAGAGTTAATTAAAGAGAGACACAAAAGATACAAGAGATGGCAGACACTTCcagattgagcagcatctgtggagggagatggacagtcgACAATTTGAATGGAGGACCTTCATGTGGATCGAAGTCTATGAAACTGTTAACATTGACGGTTTCTTTCTCCGTGGATATCCTTTGACCTGCTGTGTATTGCTGAGAGAGAGAGCAAACCACCACTAAGCCcgctcctccccaccatctcccttCTCCTGGATTCTGACCCACACCTCACATTCACCCCCACTCCGATACTTagaggtacaagtgcctcaggactcacactaccaggttcaggaacagtcactactccgcaaccatcaggctctggaacaaaGGGGATCACTTCACTtgcaccatcattgaaatgttcccacaacctatggactcactttcaaggactcttcatctcatattctgtatatttattgcttatgtatttatattattgtttcttctttttttcagagtttgttgtcttctgcactctggttgaacccTATTTGGACAGTCTTTCAtagatcctgttatagttactattctatagatttgttgagaatgcccacaagaaaatgaatctcagggttgtatatagtaacatatatgttctttgataataaaatttactttgagctttgaactttgaacttgacaAGACATCTTGACCTCGTTGGGTTTGGTATCTCAGATGGTCTACCCCTGACCAGAGTCCTCagtggggttctgccccttcagAATGAGTTGAGGAGAACACCCGCGAACTGTCcactcaaaaaaaaaattgtcacCATGTGGACTCACAGATGATGTCACCAGAATCCTGAAACATGAAATAAGCTGGGGGAATATTGGGATTGCAGGGGACAGGAAAGTTGAGGTACAGCATCAGCCAAGATCTTGCTCCAacacctgatggcatcaacataaATTTCTCCAGCCTCTGGTAATTTTTCCCAATcacctttccctcttcttcatttcctcactctggcctcttacctatacccctcacctgcatatcacccctaccttccttccctttctcccatggtccactctgttctccgatcagattcctttctctcccgccatttgccttttccacctttcacctcccagcttctcacttcatcccctctctcccacccacctgccttcacctatcaccttctagcttgtcctccttcccattcccaaccttcttattctggcatcttcccccttcttttttccagtcctgatgaagggtctcggcctgaaacatcaactgtttattcctctcctgacctactgagttcctccagcattttctatgtgttgctgtggattgccagcatctgcggaatctctttgTGTTTTTGATCTTCTTCATGGGCAGGTtaggttagaggggctgaatggctcaCTACTAGCCATTCAGTCCCCGCTTATTCATACTATCCACCAGCAGTGTCATCAGCACTCACGCTCTCAATCACAGTCTCACTACGCAAAGAAACCAAAGTAAAGcttttttttgctcattttttacTAAAACAATATTTACCAACAGaaaaaatattttctttttaCACTATTTGTCTAATTAATTGCAatcttaaaataaaaaaaacacaacaacaaCAAATAATCCATATATAGTTTAAAGATAGGAATAGTAAAAATTCAAACCAGTTTGTTATGGTTTCTACGTTTACACTGAATATAACCGACATCAGTAATCACAACTACATTCAAAGTGCACTGGGCTGCAACGCGGTTGCAATCTCTAATCAAGTTACATACCTACAATGGTACTCAGAGCAGGTTTATACATATATACTTTAAGTAGGAATGCAGGATatatatgtgtttttttttaaaagaattgtCCCTTGATCACAAAGAATTATCGCCATCACCATCGATCTGCTAGCTCCTCTCTCCGAAGAAGGTCCAACGCGCCTCTCTCGCTTCCTGCATCTCATCCCTCTTAATTGTCCAGGAACCTAATTCTTTTCCAAGAACTCTCCCCTTTGAATGTGCTTAATCCAGAAGTGTCCCCTGTACCCGATACTTAATGAAAATTCAGAAGGCGGCTTTCTCGAAGTTCTGAGATTGGTTTATTTTGTTTGTTAGTTGGTAGGAGAGGTTTTTCAAAACGACTCAAATTTGCTTGTATTTTTGCTTGGTTCGGGTTGAGGGCTGTTGGCTACACAGTGGAGCCCAACAGAGACTCTGACTCTGCGTCTATCTCATTCTGGTTGGAATCGAGTCCGTAGAACTTTACTTTCAAGCCATCCATGGGATGGACTACAGGAACTGTCAGCATGCGAGGGAACGTCCTGGTAGCCAGCTCGAAGCGGCTGGTACTGGCCAGCTCCATCGCCAGCACCTTCAGGATGAGCTTAGCTAGCTCCTTGCCCAGGCAACTACGGATGCCTCCTCCGAACGGGATGTAACTGAAGCGAACACTCTTGTCTTCATACCGATCTTCCCCGAATCGGTCTGGGTCGAAGACACCAACATTCTGGAAGACAGGGGCCGTGTCGTGCGTGTCCCTGATGCTGTAGAGAACACTCCACCCTTTGGGAATTTGGCATCCCTGAAATAAAAACCCAAGGAAAGTGTTACCAACTTAATTCATCAGAATATAGATCATTGTGTCCCTCGatccctggtgaagggtcttggcatgaaaaATCTACTGCTTGTCCCTTGTTATACATGCTGCCTAACTTGCCgagtttgtgtgtgctgctcaaggtttccagcgtTTGCTGAACCTCCTGTGTTTAGATCCCTCAGAGATGCTGTGCAAGTTGGTAGGGCTGATGAGAAGGTGatttggtgtgttggccttcattagtcaagggggttgagttcaaaagtcatgaggtaatgctgcagctcaaTTAAACCCTCGTTAAaccacgcttggagtattgtgtacacttCTGGTTGtttcataggaaggatgtggattttagagagggtgtagaggagatttaccaggatgctgcctggatttgagagtgtgtcttattaggaaaggctgagtgagctggggcttttctctttggagtgaaggaggatgagaggtgacttgatagaggtgtacaagatgataagaggcagagatcaAATGGCTAGCCAAAGACTATTTCCCAGGTGGAAATGGATAATAGAAGAGGgcctaattttaaggtgattggagtgaTGTATGGGGGGGAtgccagaggtaggttttttacacagagtggtaggtgcatagaATGCCCTGacaggggtggagggagaggaaggtACATTAGGGACGTCTAAcagactcttggacaggcacatggatgatagagaaatggaggattatgtgggagggaaggattagtttGAACTCAGAGAATGTTAAAAactcagcacaacatcgtgggcctgggctgtgttctgtgtttcctgttctgtgttctgtattctgtgtgctctatgttcaatgttctgtgaTTTATGTTCAATGTACtcagggagtgtcacattgtagaggggcagcactgagggaaaaTCATGCTatggaggggcagtactgagggagcttcacactaaGGAACAGGCATTACTGAGAGAGCTTCACACGAAGGGacaggcagtactgagggagcttcacacAAAGGGACAGGCATtactgagggagcttcacacAAAGGGacaggcagtactgagggagcttcacacGAAGGGACAGGCATtactgagggagcttcacactaaGGAACAGGCATtactgagggagcttcacacGAAGGGACAGGCATtactgagggagcttcacacGAAGGGacaggcagtactgagggagcttcacacGAAGGGacaggcagtactgagggagtttcacacGAAGGGACAGGCAGTTCTGAGGGAGCTTCACACGAAGGGacaggcagtactgagggagcttcacacGAAGGGACAGGCATtactgagggagtttcacacGAAGGGACAGGCAGTTCTGAGGGAGCTTCACACGAAGGGACAGGCATtactgagggagcttcacacGAAGGGacaggcagtactgagggagcttcacacAAAGGGACAGGCACtactgagggagcttcacacAAAGGGacaggcagtactgagggagcttcacacGAAGGGACAGGCATTACTGAGGGAGTTTCACATGAAGGGACAGGCAGTTCTGAGGGAGCTTCACACAAAGGGACAGGCATtactgagggagtttcacacGAAGGGACAGGCAGTTCTGAGGGAGCTTCACACGAAGGGACAGGCAGTTCTGAGGGAGCTTCACACGAAGGGacaggcagtactgagggagcttcacacGAAGGGACAGGCATTACTGAGGGAGCTTCACAATGTTGGAGAGGCGGcactgaggaagggtcacactgtgggaagggcacAACTGAGGGAGGGATGGTACCGGGGAgtattgcactgtgggaggggcagtattgAGGGAAAGTTACTCTGTGGGAGGCGCGATACTAAGGGAAGAAAGCACAGAGCGAGGGTCTCCCTGGCACTTACGTCAAGCTCGAAGGTTTGCAGCGCAGTGCGGTACCCTCCTGAGACGGGAGGCAGCAGGCGCAACACCTCCTTGATGACGCAGTCCAGGTAGCGGAGCCGGGTTACCGTGGCCAGGCGGGGCCGGTCCTCACACTTGCAGCCGTTGTGGAGAATGCCATTGTTCCTCAGCTCCTGGCGCAGTTTCTCCAGCACGGCGGGGTGCTGCAGCAGCTGCAGGATGAGCGAGGTACTGGCGCTGGAGGTGGTGGCAAACGCAGCAAAGATCAACTCCACCGTCGACTCCTAGGGGAGAGAGGCACAGCAATCAACACACTGAGAGTCCAGAGCCCACGAAACACACGAGATGCTGCAGACCAGAgtaactctctctcactcacacacacactcacacacacactcagactctcacacacacacagactctctctcacacacacacacacacacacacatacacacacactggaggaactcagtaggtcaggcagcatctatggagcggaagaaacagtcaatgttttgggctattacccttcatcaggactgaaaacaaaagggtcagaagccagaataagaacgcagggggaaggggagatggctgataatttctccccctctcacttctctttttttccattcctcattctggttaccctcgtaccccatctcctcacctgcctatcacctccccctgggtcccctcctccttccctttctcccacggcctactctcctctcctattagattccttcttcatccctctccctttcccaccTGCCACCTGGGCTGTCGGCAACGGTGATGgagcggaaacaatagggtcttttaagagactcctggacaggtacatggagcttaggaaaatagaggactatgggtaaccctaggtaatttcaaaggtaatgatatgttcggcacagcattgtgggccgaagggcctgtattgtgctgtaggatttctatgtttctatgtttctaggacaTGGTTGAGGCTGATGCACAAATGTTTAAAAGGCACTGGGACAGATGCatcaataggaaaggtttagagagatatgggacAAAAATGGGCAAATATGTATCACTTGGtgagttggactgaagggcctgtttctgtgctgtaggaatCTGTGATTCAGTGACTCGAGGACTCTAATGTCCTGCCTGCCGGTGTTTCTTTACAGGAAAGCAGGAGAGAGTTACTTGCTGCACTCCAGTACTTAGTCACTGGTCAAAACCAAGACAAGTTGGATGTGTCTGAACAAGTCATCCCTACATAGAAAGAGAACCAGGCCAAGCTGCTGCATCTTATTACAATTGTGTGTCCAATCCAAcattatttagtgatacagcaagCAACAAGCTGTTCCGGCCCACCAAGTCTTTCTGCCCAGCAGTGCACCTATTAACAGGAGCCATGGTGACGAAGCAGTTAGCACGACTCTATTACAGCTTGagactggagttcagagttcaatcccagcttcctctgtaaggagtttgtacgtcctccccgtggaacgtgtgggtttcctcccacaagccAAAGGTGGaccaggtaggttaatcggtcattgtaaatcgtcctgtgattgtGTTAGGGTTAAAATGGGAACTGCTGGGTGACACAGCtcgatgggccagaagggccatattctatgctgtatctataaaataaaaaaaatcaaccttagcctaatca
This window harbors:
- the cyp26b1 gene encoding cytochrome P450 26B1 isoform X4 — translated: MGEHSLVSSQWPRSTRMLLGSTSLVNSIGDIHRHKRKIFAKVFSHEALECYLPKIQQAIQDGIRDWSSSGEPITVYQQAKKLTFRIAVRVLLGFRVSEEDLDLLSESFEQLIANLFSLPLDFPFSGYRKGMRARDNLYKYLEKAISEKLQSKQDKDYSDALDILIDSAREQGKELTMQELKESTVELIFAAFATTSSASTSLILQLLQHPAVLEKLRQELRNNGILHNGCKCEDRPRLATVTRLRYLDCVIKEVLRLLPPVSGGYRTALQTFELDGCQIPKGWSVLYSIRDTHDTAPVFQNVGVFDPDRFGEDRYEDKSVRFSYIPFGGGIRSCLGKELAKLILKVLAMELASTSRFELATRTFPRMLTVPVVHPMDGLKVKFYGLDSNQNEIDAESESLLGSTV